The proteins below are encoded in one region of Tautonia rosea:
- a CDS encoding DUF6677 family protein encodes MEQPTTAPNVPLKNRSLAALLALTWPGLGHVYQGRTAKGALYFLCIFGLYTVGFALGEGANVYWTWVNPLRNPEHFRLYYLGQFWVGLPAWPALIQATLIQQGFQPLFNGFMAAPMLDLAMDNGVREVMQDVVRRVFSLHQKYGGLKEIGDIYTTIAGLLNILAIYDAFEGPAVHQESTSASEVPSTPGGESS; translated from the coding sequence ATGGAACAACCGACAACCGCCCCAAATGTTCCGTTAAAGAATCGCTCCCTCGCGGCGCTGCTTGCATTGACATGGCCTGGATTGGGCCACGTCTACCAAGGGCGGACCGCGAAAGGGGCTCTTTATTTTCTCTGTATTTTCGGACTTTATACGGTCGGGTTTGCCCTGGGGGAAGGAGCGAATGTGTACTGGACCTGGGTCAATCCGCTCAGAAATCCAGAGCATTTCCGACTCTACTACCTTGGGCAGTTCTGGGTGGGTTTGCCAGCCTGGCCCGCCTTGATTCAGGCTACCCTGATTCAGCAGGGATTCCAACCGTTGTTCAATGGATTCATGGCTGCTCCAATGCTCGACCTGGCGATGGACAACGGGGTCAGAGAAGTGATGCAGGACGTTGTGCGACGAGTCTTCTCACTTCATCAGAAGTATGGAGGACTGAAGGAGATCGGCGATATCTACACAACCATTGCCGGCCTTTTGAATATCCTGGCAATCTACGATGCCTTTGAGGGGCCCGCAGTTCACCAAGAGTCGACCTCAGCCTCCGAGGTTCCTTCGACACCGGGAGGGGAGTCGTCCTGA
- a CDS encoding RsmE family RNA methyltransferase: MERVYFPGPLVGDLVEVTGPEAHHLTRVRRIGPGDPVQLFDGQGGVARGRVDQSDRNRVEIRIESRDVPRPVPPVQITLATAIPKGDRFDWLIEKSTELGVARIIPLRTNRSVVDPRSTKLDRLRRLVVEACKQSGRDHLLQIETPVSWTEFLETHTQGLRLIAHPEGEAITPCYGSASEIALAIGPEGGFTVEEIDQGVRLGWKTFGLGPNILRIETAGIAASAAFLALNPSEVPTTGRYS, from the coding sequence ATGGAACGCGTTTACTTTCCCGGACCTCTCGTCGGCGATCTTGTCGAGGTGACAGGCCCTGAGGCTCACCACCTGACTCGCGTTCGGCGGATTGGGCCTGGAGATCCAGTTCAACTGTTCGACGGCCAGGGTGGTGTGGCTCGCGGGCGCGTCGACCAATCGGATCGGAATCGAGTCGAGATTCGTATTGAATCCCGCGACGTTCCTCGCCCCGTACCTCCGGTCCAGATCACCTTGGCGACTGCCATTCCGAAAGGAGATCGATTTGACTGGCTGATTGAGAAATCCACCGAGTTGGGAGTTGCCCGAATCATTCCGCTTCGAACCAATCGGTCGGTGGTCGATCCTCGATCGACAAAGCTTGATCGACTTCGTCGCCTCGTCGTGGAAGCCTGTAAGCAAAGCGGGCGTGACCACCTCTTGCAGATCGAAACACCCGTTTCATGGACCGAATTTCTCGAGACTCACACACAGGGGCTTCGGCTGATCGCACATCCCGAGGGAGAAGCGATTACCCCATGCTATGGCTCAGCTTCAGAAATTGCTCTCGCCATCGGTCCCGAAGGCGGGTTCACTGTCGAGGAGATTGATCAGGGAGTGAGACTCGGTTGGAAGACTTTTGGACTTGGGCCGAATATTCTCAGAATCGAAACGGCCGGGATTGCGGCAAGTGCCGCGTTCCTTGCCCTGAATCCTTCGGAAGTCCCAACTACTGGCAGATACTCGTGA
- a CDS encoding VOC family protein, whose translation MTARVTSVFLYVNDMIRSRDFYHEVVGATVVQELAEYDGGPIALVVLRLHDFTIMLHPQDAHDQEFRDQRVGLGIHLQLRVDDVDAFYQHCIEQGAMLSLSGEPVDQAWGWREFALRDPDGYVWSIYQDQSGGQWTTA comes from the coding sequence ATGACTGCCAGGGTGACGAGCGTTTTCCTTTATGTGAACGACATGATTCGGTCCCGAGACTTCTATCACGAAGTGGTCGGAGCAACGGTAGTTCAGGAACTGGCCGAGTACGACGGAGGTCCAATCGCCTTGGTCGTCCTTCGCCTGCATGATTTCACCATTATGCTCCACCCCCAGGACGCCCACGATCAGGAGTTCCGCGATCAGCGAGTCGGTCTGGGCATTCATCTCCAGCTTCGAGTCGACGATGTCGACGCCTTCTACCAGCACTGTATTGAGCAAGGAGCCATGCTCAGTCTCTCGGGAGAGCCGGTCGATCAGGCCTGGGGCTGGAGAGAGTTTGCACTTCGAGATCCAGACGGATACGTCTGGTCAATTTATCAGGATCAGTCAGGAGGCCAGTGGACCACCGCTTGA
- a CDS encoding alpha/beta hydrolase family protein codes for MIATLTLAVVLHTVQHGEVRVMPGPGEAGVPQRFRLEESTFAFDLHTLRQTPRYAVAKLTFPSPVTSPDPANNTVHAEYFQPLQPGRRPAVIVLHILGADFALSRYLAARLADAGVAALFVKLPYYGERRPAAIDARFLSSDIERSVTAMRQGVCDVRRAAQWLASRSEIDRHRIGVTGISLGGIVSSLAAGVDPQISQAAILLGGGGLAEILWDMPEDEARDSRKAWIASGRTKEELARLTHPFDPLTYAAGLQGKRVLMIAGRSDEVIPPSATTKLWEAAGRPPIQWLDCGHYSAAGYLLPVFRTVVAFFAEES; via the coding sequence ATGATTGCGACACTCACCCTCGCGGTTGTGCTTCACACGGTCCAGCATGGCGAGGTACGAGTGATGCCAGGGCCTGGTGAAGCTGGGGTTCCCCAACGCTTTCGCTTGGAGGAATCGACCTTTGCGTTTGACCTCCACACGCTCCGACAGACACCACGCTATGCGGTCGCAAAGCTGACCTTCCCGTCTCCCGTCACGAGCCCTGACCCTGCGAATAACACCGTTCACGCCGAGTATTTTCAGCCATTGCAGCCCGGAAGGCGACCGGCGGTGATTGTATTACACATTCTAGGGGCAGATTTCGCCCTCTCCCGTTATCTGGCCGCGAGGCTGGCCGATGCGGGGGTGGCAGCCCTGTTCGTCAAGCTTCCCTATTACGGAGAACGGCGGCCGGCGGCGATTGATGCTCGTTTTCTCTCCTCGGACATCGAGCGGTCGGTCACCGCCATGCGACAAGGGGTTTGCGACGTGAGGAGAGCGGCCCAATGGCTTGCCTCCCGATCCGAGATCGATCGCCATAGAATCGGAGTGACCGGGATTAGCCTCGGGGGAATCGTTTCGTCTCTGGCTGCTGGAGTCGACCCTCAGATAAGCCAGGCCGCGATCCTTCTGGGAGGAGGAGGCTTGGCCGAGATCCTCTGGGACATGCCCGAGGACGAGGCTCGTGACTCCCGGAAGGCCTGGATTGCATCAGGCCGGACCAAGGAGGAACTTGCGCGATTGACGCACCCGTTCGATCCCTTGACCTACGCAGCCGGGCTTCAAGGAAAACGAGTGCTCATGATCGCGGGTCGTTCCGATGAAGTGATCCCACCTTCCGCAACCACGAAGCTCTGGGAGGCAGCGGGCCGCCCTCCCATTCAGTGGCTCGACTGTGGGCACTACTCGGCGGCAGGTTACCTTCTGCCGGTGTTTCGAACTGTGGTTGCATTTTTTGCCGAAGAATCATGA
- a CDS encoding glycosyltransferase family 9 protein, whose translation MPAAPSIDELRNLSPRRVCLIKPSALGDVIHALPVLATLRDRWPSAHFSWVINRGLVGLVEGNPALDDVIPFDRARAGLGPRGLATTSRLFVDLRRRGFDVTIDLQGLFRSGLMTFATAAPVRIGRADAREGASVFYTHQVASDATHAVDRLLDVALALGAERVLPRFNLAIREEDRQWAETALAGVPRPLLVLNPGARWLTKRWPPRHFAEVARRAVARFGVGLVVVGAAEDRPLSTSIRRELEPLGIPVRDLTGQTSLMGLAAVMAKADLVLSNDTGPLHLAVASGARVIAIFTCTDPAKTGPYGPGAQVVRTGVWCAASCVRRCDRMECMTELSPDRVWQVVSRTLIEERREVA comes from the coding sequence ATGCCAGCCGCTCCGTCAATTGACGAACTGCGAAATCTGTCTCCTCGTCGCGTCTGCTTGATCAAACCGAGTGCCCTGGGAGACGTCATCCACGCGCTTCCTGTGCTGGCGACTCTTCGGGATCGATGGCCCTCGGCCCATTTTTCCTGGGTGATCAATCGAGGACTGGTCGGACTGGTTGAGGGGAATCCGGCGCTGGATGACGTGATCCCGTTCGATCGGGCCAGAGCCGGCCTCGGCCCTCGGGGGCTCGCGACTACCTCGCGGTTGTTCGTTGATCTCCGCCGTCGGGGCTTTGACGTAACGATTGACCTTCAGGGGCTTTTTCGGTCCGGCCTGATGACGTTTGCGACCGCAGCCCCGGTCAGGATCGGTCGGGCCGATGCTCGCGAAGGTGCATCGGTCTTCTACACACACCAAGTGGCCTCCGATGCTACCCATGCGGTCGATCGACTCCTCGACGTCGCGCTTGCCCTTGGTGCGGAACGCGTCTTGCCTCGGTTCAATCTGGCAATTCGAGAAGAAGATCGTCAGTGGGCAGAGACGGCGCTGGCCGGAGTGCCGAGGCCTTTGCTCGTGCTCAATCCGGGTGCTCGTTGGCTGACCAAACGGTGGCCTCCCAGGCATTTCGCCGAGGTGGCCCGTCGGGCCGTGGCTCGGTTCGGTGTGGGACTCGTGGTCGTCGGGGCTGCTGAAGACCGACCTCTGTCCACATCGATTCGCCGAGAACTCGAACCCCTGGGAATCCCTGTTCGAGATCTAACCGGGCAAACCTCACTCATGGGTCTGGCCGCGGTGATGGCAAAGGCGGACCTTGTTCTTTCAAACGATACAGGGCCACTCCATCTGGCCGTTGCTTCGGGGGCTCGGGTCATCGCGATCTTTACGTGTACTGATCCGGCCAAGACGGGTCCTTATGGTCCCGGAGCCCAGGTAGTCCGCACGGGTGTCTGGTGTGCGGCGAGTTGTGTGCGACGATGTGATCGCATGGAATGTATGACCGAGCTTTCCCCGGATCGCGTTTGGCAGGTTGTCTCGCGAACCCTGATTGAAGAACGTCGTGAGGTTGCTTGA
- a CDS encoding endonuclease/exonuclease/phosphatase family protein, translating into MRLLTYNIHKGIGGRDRRYDLDRIVAVIAQEQPDLICLQEVAEGIPRAGGEDQQSLLAASFHGYASTYQTNHRFRIGSYGNLVLSRWPIHRAHDVCLRYLNRKKRGAQLVVVDSPHGPLHLVNWHLGLHESTRQWQASYLLEHHCFQESAHLPTMIVGDFNDWRNTLAHGPFARHGMRQITEPLHRFRSFPAYLAMSALDKVFCCSKVDVTHAEVVRSPLARRASDHLPLVLDFRVRHRTDVMMGEIRAQSQRRHPDSKPA; encoded by the coding sequence ATGCGACTGCTGACTTATAACATCCACAAGGGGATCGGTGGGAGAGACCGCCGCTACGACCTTGACCGGATCGTTGCGGTAATCGCCCAGGAGCAACCCGACCTCATTTGTTTGCAAGAAGTTGCCGAAGGGATCCCCCGAGCCGGTGGAGAAGATCAACAATCCCTCCTGGCGGCCTCGTTCCACGGATATGCGTCGACCTACCAGACGAACCACCGATTTCGGATCGGTTCTTATGGGAACCTTGTGCTTTCTCGATGGCCCATCCATCGAGCCCACGACGTTTGTTTACGCTATTTGAATCGAAAGAAACGAGGGGCTCAATTGGTGGTGGTCGACTCGCCCCATGGCCCGCTTCATCTGGTCAACTGGCATCTTGGCTTGCACGAGAGTACGAGACAATGGCAGGCGAGTTATCTTCTGGAACATCATTGCTTCCAGGAGTCGGCCCATTTGCCAACCATGATCGTGGGTGATTTTAACGACTGGCGCAACACCCTGGCCCATGGTCCCTTCGCCCGGCACGGCATGAGGCAAATCACCGAGCCGCTTCATCGGTTTCGGTCGTTTCCGGCGTATCTGGCCATGAGTGCGCTCGACAAGGTCTTTTGCTGTTCGAAGGTTGATGTCACCCACGCCGAGGTTGTCCGATCTCCTCTCGCCAGGCGAGCGTCAGATCATCTCCCACTAGTTCTGGATTTCCGAGTCCGACATCGGACCGATGTGATGATGGGAGAGATTCGGGCACAATCGCAGCGTCGACACCCGGATTCGAAGCCCGCCTGA
- a CDS encoding CDP-alcohol phosphatidyltransferase family protein, with protein MSRHEVTASLILPNVLTFARFGLAVAFPLVNPAWRPLILILAALSDAFDGAFSRFFHTASTFGQILDPIADKVFVGVVLLTLLVEQTLSLPALLFVAARDLAVGFGVIVAMIRIGSEAIRRMPPHILGKATTAFQFAFLLWVVYHQSVPIPLLLITGVISVAAGIDYLRNPHWKRPESAARSAVPDDATADL; from the coding sequence GTGAGCCGACACGAAGTCACTGCAAGCCTGATCCTTCCGAACGTGCTAACCTTTGCTCGGTTTGGCCTCGCAGTGGCGTTTCCTCTGGTCAACCCGGCCTGGCGGCCGTTGATTTTGATCCTTGCCGCGTTGAGCGATGCGTTCGACGGGGCATTCAGTCGGTTCTTCCACACCGCGAGCACGTTCGGACAAATTCTCGACCCAATCGCCGATAAAGTGTTTGTGGGAGTCGTATTGCTGACGCTCCTCGTTGAGCAAACGCTTTCTCTTCCAGCTTTGCTCTTTGTTGCGGCGCGTGACCTGGCCGTCGGGTTCGGGGTTATCGTGGCCATGATCCGGATCGGTTCGGAAGCGATCCGTCGTATGCCTCCGCACATCCTGGGGAAGGCTACAACGGCGTTTCAGTTCGCGTTTCTCCTCTGGGTGGTGTACCATCAATCGGTCCCGATCCCCCTGCTGCTGATCACTGGAGTGATCAGCGTGGCTGCGGGGATCGATTATCTCAGGAACCCTCATTGGAAAAGGCCCGAGAGTGCGGCGCGCAGCGCCGTTCCTGACGATGCGACTGCTGACTTATAA
- a CDS encoding NYN domain-containing protein → MNASNEGRTLAVFIDLENLALGFENQKKPRFDIHKVLERLVEKGKIIVKKAYCDWSRYQAYTAPFHEAAIELIEIPRRSQTGKNSADIRLVVDAMDLAWSKSHIDTFVIVSGDSDFSPLVSKLKENDKHVIGLGMKGSTSELLRDNCDEFIYYEDLERIEKDEREAVEQLDSSIPEKKREVFALLIEACNALTRENTEVLYASLIKETMRRKKPSFDEGYYGYRSFTHLLEDADNAAIVDIERSPKSGTYVVTRYGDRKAILNGRARPSKR, encoded by the coding sequence ATGAACGCTTCGAACGAAGGTCGCACCCTAGCCGTCTTTATCGACCTGGAAAACCTTGCTCTGGGGTTCGAGAACCAGAAAAAGCCTCGCTTCGACATCCATAAGGTGCTCGAACGGCTGGTCGAAAAGGGCAAGATTATCGTGAAAAAAGCCTATTGCGACTGGAGTCGCTATCAGGCGTATACCGCACCGTTTCACGAGGCCGCGATCGAGTTAATCGAGATCCCACGACGGAGCCAGACCGGAAAAAACTCTGCCGATATTCGCCTTGTGGTCGACGCCATGGATTTGGCGTGGAGCAAATCTCATATTGACACTTTTGTGATTGTTTCAGGAGATTCGGACTTCTCTCCTCTCGTCTCAAAACTCAAGGAAAATGACAAACATGTCATTGGTCTCGGCATGAAGGGGTCGACCTCGGAACTCCTTCGAGACAATTGCGACGAGTTTATCTACTACGAAGATCTGGAACGCATCGAGAAAGATGAACGCGAAGCAGTCGAGCAACTCGACTCCTCCATTCCTGAGAAGAAGCGGGAAGTCTTCGCACTCTTGATCGAAGCCTGTAATGCCCTGACTCGCGAGAATACAGAGGTACTTTACGCGTCGTTGATCAAGGAAACGATGCGGCGAAAGAAACCATCATTCGACGAAGGGTATTACGGCTACAGGTCGTTCACGCACCTGCTCGAAGATGCTGACAACGCAGCGATCGTCGATATCGAACGAAGCCCGAAAAGTGGCACGTATGTGGTCACGCGGTACGGTGACCGAAAAGCGATTCTTAACGGCAGGGCACGTCCTTCCAAACGATGA
- a CDS encoding RNA recognition motif domain-containing protein codes for MRIYVGNLNYSVTTEELRTMFEPFGTVGWAEVQTKMRTGRSRGFGLVDMPDDDQARSAIAALDGKDIDGRALSVNESRPRRSVRDLYAGGWSASARR; via the coding sequence ATGAGGATCTACGTCGGAAATCTGAACTATTCGGTAACGACCGAAGAATTGCGTACCATGTTCGAGCCATTCGGTACTGTCGGGTGGGCCGAGGTCCAAACGAAAATGCGCACCGGCCGCTCCCGTGGTTTCGGGCTGGTTGATATGCCCGACGACGATCAGGCCCGATCGGCGATTGCCGCCCTGGATGGGAAGGATATTGACGGACGGGCCCTCTCGGTCAACGAATCTCGCCCTCGACGCTCCGTGCGTGATCTTTATGCCGGTGGCTGGTCTGCCTCCGCTCGCCGCTGA
- a CDS encoding FKBP-type peptidyl-prolyl cis-trans isomerase — MSDLMVIALGALIAFGPTNSAEQDQPAQQPAAQPAPANAELSDLNSKASYGFGLNIGRTLKMQSEQFQLDARLVARGIVDGLNDAQPLLTDEQLAQVMEEFEQQLLARQAEAEKAMLEQNKEKAAENKTAGDAYRAEFAKKEGVRSTNSGLLVEELKAGEGASPTLSDTVTIHYKGSLLDGSVFDSTEGKSPMTFPVAEFIEGWKQALQLMNVGDKWRVVIPPELAYGEFGTPGGPIPPNATLIFEIELLGISGE; from the coding sequence ATGAGCGACCTGATGGTCATCGCGCTCGGCGCTCTGATCGCATTTGGTCCGACGAACTCCGCCGAGCAAGACCAGCCGGCGCAGCAACCGGCCGCCCAACCCGCCCCTGCCAATGCAGAGCTCTCCGATCTGAACTCAAAGGCGAGCTACGGCTTCGGTTTGAATATTGGCCGGACCCTGAAGATGCAGTCCGAGCAGTTTCAGCTCGACGCCCGACTGGTGGCCCGAGGTATTGTTGATGGCTTAAACGATGCTCAGCCCCTCTTGACCGACGAGCAACTGGCTCAGGTCATGGAAGAGTTCGAGCAACAGCTTCTCGCCAGGCAGGCTGAAGCCGAGAAGGCGATGCTGGAACAGAACAAGGAAAAGGCGGCAGAAAACAAGACTGCCGGCGATGCTTACCGAGCAGAATTTGCCAAAAAGGAAGGGGTCAGGTCGACCAATTCCGGGTTACTTGTGGAGGAACTCAAGGCTGGAGAAGGCGCTTCTCCAACGTTGTCCGACACGGTAACGATTCACTACAAAGGCAGCCTGCTTGACGGCTCTGTCTTCGACTCGACAGAGGGAAAAAGTCCGATGACCTTCCCGGTTGCCGAGTTTATCGAGGGCTGGAAGCAAGCCCTTCAGCTGATGAACGTCGGTGACAAGTGGAGGGTCGTCATCCCTCCCGAGCTGGCATACGGAGAGTTTGGAACTCCTGGAGGACCGATTCCCCCGAACGCGACCTTGATCTTCGAGATCGAACTCCTGGGAATTTCTGGAGAATAA
- a CDS encoding serine/threonine protein kinase, whose amino-acid sequence MFGKLFGSKESKKAPELPGKVKAAPVPKMKRVNLARRFTILAETSQGSMSHVSRAMDNEQQRSVCLKVQNSVKTAEALARASREGRPPEGLIGSRIRHKNVVLTFDYGLSTKKEHWLSMEFVEGVSLSEIRKIGARDLSNKVGLLIQSADGLEAVHQAGFIHHDFGPKNVLVNRENVVKIIDFGLAVPDEPHFHRPGNRTGTLQYMAPELIRREATDRRIDIFSFGVMAFELFANRLPYEMASDQMAMIRARMNADPLRLADVAPELPAGLTAVVDRCLARRKDDRYATMAQVANDLRALAIAPSED is encoded by the coding sequence ATGTTCGGAAAGCTATTCGGATCGAAGGAATCGAAGAAAGCCCCCGAACTTCCCGGGAAGGTCAAGGCCGCCCCGGTCCCGAAGATGAAGCGGGTGAATCTGGCGCGCCGGTTCACGATCCTCGCCGAAACGAGCCAGGGAAGCATGTCCCATGTCTCTCGGGCCATGGACAACGAACAACAGCGTTCCGTTTGCTTGAAGGTCCAAAATAGCGTCAAGACTGCTGAAGCCCTAGCCCGAGCCTCCCGAGAAGGACGCCCACCTGAAGGACTCATCGGTTCTAGAATCCGTCACAAAAATGTGGTCTTAACCTTCGACTATGGATTGTCAACCAAGAAAGAGCACTGGCTTTCGATGGAGTTTGTCGAGGGGGTAAGCCTCTCGGAAATTCGGAAAATTGGGGCTCGGGATCTGAGCAACAAGGTCGGACTGTTAATTCAGTCGGCAGATGGCCTGGAAGCGGTCCACCAGGCAGGATTTATCCATCACGATTTCGGGCCGAAAAACGTACTTGTGAACCGTGAGAATGTGGTCAAAATTATCGACTTTGGCCTCGCAGTCCCCGATGAACCTCATTTTCACCGCCCCGGAAACCGTACTGGAACGCTCCAGTACATGGCTCCGGAGTTGATCCGGCGCGAAGCGACCGATCGTCGAATTGACATTTTTTCGTTCGGCGTGATGGCATTCGAATTGTTCGCAAATCGGCTCCCTTACGAAATGGCCAGTGATCAGATGGCCATGATCCGAGCCCGGATGAATGCAGATCCTCTCCGCCTCGCCGACGTTGCTCCCGAGCTTCCTGCCGGGCTTACTGCGGTGGTCGACCGTTGCCTCGCTCGCCGCAAAGACGATCGCTATGCAACCATGGCCCAAGTTGCAAACGACCTCAGGGCACTCGCAATTGCTCCGAGCGAGGATTGA
- a CDS encoding 3-keto-disaccharide hydrolase gives MISSTFLGVAMMVTALIALPTQDRDEIPDFARNRPEVRSGDPVLQFNGRDLSGFYTYLKENGYEDPKKVFTVSDGLLRISGEEYGGVITNDEFENYHLIIEWRWGPKTFPPRVDRSRDSGLLLHCVGEDGAAGSGWMESIECQIIEGGCGDFIMVGGAKQPSLTCVVREGEGNQLYYDPVNGTPVTRNSGRYNWWGRDPEWKDVINVRGPRDVESPVGEWNTMEVICDGDTIINIVNGYVVNVGTNASLTRGKILLQSEGAELHCRRFEVRPILKD, from the coding sequence ATGATCTCCTCAACATTCCTTGGCGTGGCCATGATGGTCACGGCTCTGATCGCCCTCCCGACCCAGGATCGCGATGAAATCCCCGACTTTGCTCGCAATCGCCCCGAGGTTCGCTCGGGTGATCCCGTTCTTCAGTTCAATGGTCGAGACCTCTCCGGGTTCTACACCTACCTGAAAGAGAACGGATACGAGGATCCCAAAAAGGTGTTCACGGTGTCGGATGGGTTGCTCCGTATCTCCGGGGAAGAGTACGGAGGCGTGATCACCAACGACGAATTTGAGAACTATCATTTGATCATCGAGTGGCGATGGGGACCGAAAACCTTCCCTCCTCGGGTCGACCGGTCGCGCGATTCCGGACTGCTCCTTCATTGCGTTGGTGAAGACGGAGCCGCTGGTTCCGGCTGGATGGAGTCAATCGAATGCCAGATCATTGAAGGAGGATGTGGCGATTTCATTATGGTCGGAGGAGCGAAGCAACCAAGTCTGACATGCGTTGTCCGGGAAGGAGAGGGAAATCAACTCTATTACGATCCCGTCAACGGAACCCCCGTGACCCGTAACTCAGGACGCTATAACTGGTGGGGACGCGACCCAGAATGGAAAGACGTGATTAATGTCCGAGGCCCTCGAGACGTTGAGAGCCCCGTGGGAGAATGGAATACCATGGAAGTGATATGTGATGGCGACACCATCATTAACATCGTCAATGGCTACGTTGTCAACGTTGGTACCAACGCGAGTCTGACACGAGGAAAAATCCTCCTCCAGTCTGAAGGGGCCGAACTGCATTGCCGACGCTTTGAGGTTCGACCCATTCTGAAGGACTGA
- a CDS encoding HEAT repeat domain-containing protein: MRGLARILFVSLTILSALLMHSRPAAAQNASISRGIEFLRSRGPSVTPGESALAALAMLKAGVPANDPALVQTIQNALSASTTEGYRPARSGGADIYETGIACMMLVNLDPVVYRPLIQSAASYLMSKQKSNGAWDYDGRAGDTGDCSISQYAILGLWEAENAGIRIPPSVWERAARWYMSVQRGGGWNYHPDAPSQPTVSMTAAGTGSLLICKMQLAPYRKRRERTVSPLLTPLVPETDQADYRVGLSDAQLDQAIGQGIAWLARNYRPGQTNLFGLSTYYGLYGCERVGGLGNLTQFGSVDWFQIGAQYITSNQGGDGSWNAMFESVPNTSWAILFLTRATEKTLERIQVERLGSGTLLGGRGLPENLENLTVAQGRVVVRPMNGAIEEMLSILEDPRADEGESALAGLIDRYFTSGPLALKPYQDRFRVLLVEGSPSQRLTAAWALARTGDLSVAPDLIRAVEDPNNEVAATADYGLRLISRTIDGNGLPSGVDADQKRAAAAEWRRWYDSVRPADQVGRVNASGRN; encoded by the coding sequence ATGCGTGGTCTAGCTCGAATCCTTTTTGTCTCCCTGACGATCCTCTCCGCGCTTCTGATGCACTCGCGTCCCGCGGCGGCTCAGAATGCATCGATTTCGAGGGGGATCGAATTTCTCAGATCTCGCGGCCCCTCGGTGACTCCGGGGGAGTCCGCCCTGGCTGCCCTGGCGATGCTCAAAGCTGGCGTCCCAGCCAATGACCCGGCGCTGGTGCAAACCATCCAGAATGCATTGAGTGCCTCGACGACCGAAGGGTATCGACCGGCCCGATCCGGAGGGGCCGACATCTATGAAACTGGCATCGCCTGCATGATGTTGGTCAATCTCGATCCGGTCGTCTATCGTCCCTTGATCCAGTCCGCAGCCTCGTACCTTATGTCCAAGCAAAAAAGCAATGGGGCCTGGGACTACGACGGAAGGGCAGGAGACACGGGCGACTGCTCAATCTCTCAGTATGCGATTCTCGGACTCTGGGAAGCAGAAAATGCCGGCATCCGAATTCCTCCCAGTGTCTGGGAACGCGCGGCTCGCTGGTACATGTCGGTCCAGCGGGGTGGTGGTTGGAACTACCACCCCGACGCTCCCAGCCAGCCGACCGTTTCGATGACGGCTGCGGGTACAGGCAGCCTGTTGATCTGCAAGATGCAACTTGCTCCGTATCGAAAACGTCGAGAACGCACGGTCAGTCCCTTACTCACCCCGCTTGTCCCAGAAACCGACCAGGCTGATTATCGAGTTGGGCTGTCCGACGCCCAGCTCGACCAGGCGATCGGTCAAGGGATTGCCTGGCTCGCTCGCAACTACCGTCCTGGACAAACCAACCTCTTCGGACTCTCAACGTACTACGGTCTATATGGCTGTGAACGTGTTGGTGGACTGGGAAATCTCACTCAATTTGGTTCTGTCGATTGGTTCCAGATCGGTGCTCAATACATCACGTCGAACCAGGGGGGCGATGGCAGCTGGAACGCAATGTTCGAATCCGTTCCCAATACCTCCTGGGCGATTCTGTTTTTGACTCGGGCAACGGAGAAGACCCTTGAACGGATTCAAGTCGAGCGTCTCGGTTCGGGGACGTTGCTCGGTGGTCGGGGGCTCCCTGAGAACCTGGAAAATCTGACCGTGGCACAAGGTCGGGTCGTCGTACGACCCATGAATGGGGCGATCGAGGAAATGCTCTCGATTCTGGAAGATCCCCGGGCCGACGAGGGAGAATCGGCTCTTGCCGGGCTGATCGATCGTTACTTTACCAGTGGTCCCCTCGCCCTGAAACCATACCAAGACCGTTTTCGTGTGCTGCTGGTCGAGGGGAGTCCCTCACAGCGGCTCACGGCCGCCTGGGCATTGGCACGCACCGGGGATCTCAGCGTCGCGCCTGACCTGATTCGAGCGGTTGAGGATCCCAACAACGAGGTTGCCGCAACTGCCGACTATGGGCTTCGATTAATCAGTCGGACCATTGATGGCAACGGACTTCCCTCAGGGGTCGATGCCGATCAAAAACGGGCCGCCGCTGCCGAGTGGCGGCGCTGGTATGACTCGGTTCGACCGGCCGATCAGGTCGGTCGCGTCAACGCTTCCGGTCGCAATTGA